AATCCGGAAGAATATCCCCGATTTTGAACCACCTGCTTATTATCCCAGCAACAACTATGTCCGTACCGGGAATACAATAGTACTTCAGGGTGGTGCGGATTATATTAAGCTGTATCCTTACGATAAAGAGAAAATATTCCAACATCATTTCCCGGCACCTTACCTCTATCTGGCCCAGCAACTGCCGAATGAATAGCAGCATAATTTTTATCACTTCATACCCCGCTTTCATTACAGAAGCAGGGTTTTTTATTTTTTTTAACTTTTACAGGTGCTATTTTAATAAAATTATAATAAATGACGAGGGTAAAACTGTTATTTTTGGTTGGCTTAGTACAGTACGATTTTCTTCAGAATAGCTTTTCCCGATGATATGGGAATTCTTTTTTTGGGACAATCTGTACCAGGCCCTAACCTTAATTATTTTAAACCCCTCTAATGAATCTTAACAAAACCTACACGTCGATACTGCAGGGATTACAGCAGTTCGAAGTAACAGCGGCCCAGGAATTGCCAACGCTAACCCGGGAACAACTTAAAGAACGTACCGGATGGCTCAGAGGCCTGGTGCTTTTGGATCTTGCAGCGACACAGTTGCCGGAAAATAAAGAAACGGTATATGATTTTTACCTCAAATTAATTACAGAAAATCTCGACTTCAAAGCCAGTGTCTATTTGGATGATGAAGATTATGATTTTTATTTCAGGACCATTATGGAGGTGTTGCACAAGCTGGCGCCCCACTTCCCTGAGGTGTATACGCAAATTGCCTTTCAATACCGCGAAGCGCGAAGAAACTACCGCGATGCCGAAAAAACAGCTGAATACCTTGATAAAGCCATTGCCCACAATATCCCAATGGCAATAGCAGTAAAGGGATATTTCCTCTATTACGGTATTTTACTGGAAGAAGACCAAAAAACCGGACTGGAACTACTGAACAGTTCAGATCATTTTTGGAATCAATTGTACCGAGGGTATATTGCTTTAGGCGATGGTGAAAGGGACAGCATTCCCGCACTTATTGCAACATTAAAATCGTTAGCCGATGCACAGAGCTACAAAAGCGTGCTTTTGTTTGAAGCGCATTATTACGATGTTACAGAAGATTTAGCCGCAGCAACAGCTGCTTATAAAAAAATAACCGACGAATATGAAACCGGTTATTCCTTATTCCGCCTGGGCACTATAAAATTTGCCGAAAGCGGAGATGAAGCCTCAAGGGCCGAAGCTTTTAGTCTCTGGCAGCAGGCCTTTGAAATGGGAACCATTGATGGTGCCGTCCACCTTGGTTACCATCAGTTACCGGAATCTGGTGAAGCAAAAGCTTTTGAACCTGCCATACACTGGCTCCAGCTTGCTTATCTGTACAACAATGCTTATGCTGCACACAGGCTCGCCCTGATTTACCTGTATGCTCCCGAAATGATTGACATTGAAAAAGGGATGCATTATCTGGACGAAGCTATACTGAATGAATCTGCTGATGCCCTGCTCGATAAAGCAGAAATGCTATTGGAAGGCGCACTCATTACACAGGATGAAGCGCAGGCTTTTGTACTTTTCCAAAAAGCTGCCGACAAAAAAATACCGTATGCACTGAACCGAATGGGCTATTTTTATGACAGTGGCATCTTCACCGGTGAAGCACCAAATCCTGTAAAAGCACTGGCCCTGTATGAAGCAGCAGCCGAACAGAATTTCCCCGGAGGGATTAATAATGCCGGAAGGATCTACCGTTATGGCGATCCGGAACTGCAGGACATGAAAAAGGCACAGGAATTCTTTGAAAGAGGCGTTGCTGCCAATGCCCCCTATTCCATGATCGAACTCGCTATCATGCATGAGGACGACACACTGGAACGCGATTACCAAAAAGCTTTTGATCTCTACCACCAGGCCGCTACACTCGATTATCCGTATGCCATACAGGCAGTGGGTAATTATCTCGAAAATGGTTTTCACAACCAGAATCCTGATCTGGAAGCGGCATTCGAATGGTTTAAAAAAGGAGCCGAACTGGAAGATGCTAATTGCCAATATGAAACCGGACGCTGTTACCGCTATGGCGTGGGAGTAGCCGAAAATCCCGATGAAGCCATTGCCTATTACACCAAAAGTGCCGAAGCTGGAAATCCAAAAGCTATGGTCGAACTGGGGCTGTGCCATGAATATGAATATGGTGTTGCTTTTGATGCCCATAAAGCCATGGAGTATATGCAGCAGGCCGCCGATTTGGGTTATTATTTCGGGGAATACAAACTGGGCTATTATTACATGCACGGACTGGTAGAACAGGATACCCAAAAAGGATTGGAATGGCTTGAAAAAGCAGCCACAGCCGGTTATCCGTATGCGATGTTGGAAATTGGCGATTACTATGTCTACGATTATGATGGCATCGACCAGTCGGAAAAAGCATTCGACTATTACCAACGTGCCTATGAGCTGGATGTAATCCACCAGGGTATGGGACTCTGTTACGAATACGGTATTGGCGTGGAAGCCAATATGGGAGAAGCCTTTAAATATTACCAAATGGCTGCAGATCGCGATTATGTGATTGCCATGTACCATACCGGGCGTTGCTACCTGGAAGGCGAAGGTGTAAAAGCCAATGATGCCGAAGCATTCCGATGGTTTTATGATGCTGCACAAAGAAACAACCTCGCTTCCCAATATTACGCCGGATCTTTATTGCTAAAAGGAAAAGGAGTAGCTATGAATAAGGAAGAAGGACTGGACCTGCTGCAGAAAGCTGCAGAAGAATATGCTCCGGCACAATTTGACCTGGGGAATTGCTACCTTATGGGAGATGGTGTTGAGGAAGATGAAGATACCGCCATGTACTGGTTTGAGCAGGCCGCTGAAAATGGACATGAAAAAGCAATGAAACTGACTGGAAAAAAATAGACCAAAATAATATGGAAGAAAATCAAAACTACCTTTTTCAGGTGAACCTGAAAGGTATGATCTCCCTTTTATCCGAACATTTATACAGCAATCCTAACACCTTTGTGCGCGAATTGCTTCAAAACGGTGTGGATGCCATCACCGCATTGCGTACTATTGATGAAAACCACAAAGGAAACATCCGCATTCATTTGCCGGACAGCCATCGGGCGGAACTGGTATTTGAGGATAATGGCATTGGCCTTAAGGAAGAAGAAATCCATAAATTCCTGTCTGTAATCGGGGAAAGTTCCAAACGGGATGCCCTCGAAGCCAAGGATTATATCGGAAAATTCGGAATTGGGCTACTCTCCTGTTTTGTGGTCAGCGATGAAATTATCGTGGAATCCCGGTCTGCCTTTAGCGATACTGCCGTACGATGGACCGGAAAAGCAGATGGTACGTATTACATCACGCCGATAACCGAAGAACGCCCTATCGGTTCCAAGGTGATCCTGCTGCCCAAAGAGGCTTTTCGCCACTTGTTCCAATATGATGTTTTTCGCAAGAACCTCGACTACTATGGCGAGGCGTTACCCATGCCGATCCACCTCTACCACGAAGCAACTGCCGACTGGATCAATGAAGGTGGAACTCCATGGATGGATCCGAATACCCCCAAAGAAACCCTTTTGGCCTATGGCCGTAAAGCGTTCAACACGACTTTTCTGGATGCTTTCCCGATTACGTCTGAAGCTGGAGAAATCAGTGGTGTGGCGTATATCGTTCCTTATAAAACACAATTTTCGGGCAAGCAATCCCATAAAATGTACCTGAAACATATGTTTTTGAGTGATGATGATTGTGGGCTTTTACCGAAATGGGCTTTCTTCATCCGTTGCATCCTGAATACCAATACGCTTGATGCCACGGCGTCACGCGAGGCATTGGTTTATAATGAATCCCTGAAGCAGGCCAAAAAGCAAATCGGGCAGTCCATCAAAGATTACCTCAAGACCATTGGGCAAAGTGATCCCGATGTCTACCACAAACTCATCGCCACGCATTACCTGCACCTGAAAGCGATTGCAGCAGAAGACAATGAATTACTGCGGGTATTTATCGATGACCTGCCTTTTGAAACCAATAAAGGCATCCGCAGCTTCCGCAATATCCGGGAAGCAGGAACTACATTCTATTACACTCCCAATATTGATGACTTTAAGCAGGTGCGCCGCATTGCAGGCTCGCATGGTATATTGGTTATTAATGCCGCCTATACCTTTGAAGAAGAACTGCTCCGCAAAATCCGCCACCTGGAACCGGAGCTTACCATCGAGACAATTTCACCGGGTAGCCTGCTGAGTACTTTCCGTACCGTAGATGTGAGTGCCGACCCGGAATTGGCCGATTTTGAGAACCGTGCTGCTGCAGTACTAAAACAACTCGGATGTACCTGTAACCTGAAACGTTTTACACCCGAAGATACCGCTGCAATCTATGTGGCACCACAGGAAAACAGCGCACTCAAAAACAATAAATCGCCCAATACAGCCAATCCGCTGTCCGCCACATTAGGCGCTTTTGGAAACCAGAAAAAATCACG
The Flavobacterium kingsejongi genome window above contains:
- a CDS encoding HSP90 family protein, whose protein sequence is MEENQNYLFQVNLKGMISLLSEHLYSNPNTFVRELLQNGVDAITALRTIDENHKGNIRIHLPDSHRAELVFEDNGIGLKEEEIHKFLSVIGESSKRDALEAKDYIGKFGIGLLSCFVVSDEIIVESRSAFSDTAVRWTGKADGTYYITPITEERPIGSKVILLPKEAFRHLFQYDVFRKNLDYYGEALPMPIHLYHEATADWINEGGTPWMDPNTPKETLLAYGRKAFNTTFLDAFPITSEAGEISGVAYIVPYKTQFSGKQSHKMYLKHMFLSDDDCGLLPKWAFFIRCILNTNTLDATASREALVYNESLKQAKKQIGQSIKDYLKTIGQSDPDVYHKLIATHYLHLKAIAAEDNELLRVFIDDLPFETNKGIRSFRNIREAGTTFYYTPNIDDFKQVRRIAGSHGILVINAAYTFEEELLRKIRHLEPELTIETISPGSLLSTFRTVDVSADPELADFENRAAAVLKQLGCTCNLKRFTPEDTAAIYVAPQENSALKNNKSPNTANPLSATLGAFGNQKKSRPVLCFNADNKLIERMIGIKDPYVFPSIIHILYVQALLLGKYPVNDTEMNLFNEALHNLVIMGMENFINL
- a CDS encoding tetratricopeptide repeat protein, which translates into the protein MNLNKTYTSILQGLQQFEVTAAQELPTLTREQLKERTGWLRGLVLLDLAATQLPENKETVYDFYLKLITENLDFKASVYLDDEDYDFYFRTIMEVLHKLAPHFPEVYTQIAFQYREARRNYRDAEKTAEYLDKAIAHNIPMAIAVKGYFLYYGILLEEDQKTGLELLNSSDHFWNQLYRGYIALGDGERDSIPALIATLKSLADAQSYKSVLLFEAHYYDVTEDLAAATAAYKKITDEYETGYSLFRLGTIKFAESGDEASRAEAFSLWQQAFEMGTIDGAVHLGYHQLPESGEAKAFEPAIHWLQLAYLYNNAYAAHRLALIYLYAPEMIDIEKGMHYLDEAILNESADALLDKAEMLLEGALITQDEAQAFVLFQKAADKKIPYALNRMGYFYDSGIFTGEAPNPVKALALYEAAAEQNFPGGINNAGRIYRYGDPELQDMKKAQEFFERGVAANAPYSMIELAIMHEDDTLERDYQKAFDLYHQAATLDYPYAIQAVGNYLENGFHNQNPDLEAAFEWFKKGAELEDANCQYETGRCYRYGVGVAENPDEAIAYYTKSAEAGNPKAMVELGLCHEYEYGVAFDAHKAMEYMQQAADLGYYFGEYKLGYYYMHGLVEQDTQKGLEWLEKAATAGYPYAMLEIGDYYVYDYDGIDQSEKAFDYYQRAYELDVIHQGMGLCYEYGIGVEANMGEAFKYYQMAADRDYVIAMYHTGRCYLEGEGVKANDAEAFRWFYDAAQRNNLASQYYAGSLLLKGKGVAMNKEEGLDLLQKAAEEYAPAQFDLGNCYLMGDGVEEDEDTAMYWFEQAAENGHEKAMKLTGKK